In the genome of Crassostrea angulata isolate pt1a10 chromosome 6, ASM2561291v2, whole genome shotgun sequence, the window ACAGTAGATGGCACTTtggattttgaacttttttccaTAAAAGGGAAATGTCCATATTACAATACATACCAAGGAAACATGGATGAAAAAGACTGCAACCAGGATCATGGAAACTGTCCAACAGGTCAATTCAGATCACCTTTGTCTGTTATGTGTAAGTACAAcaagtataaataaacaaaattaattgtatatgtatttgtGGATTAATTTAAACAGCATCGAAAACTAACCAAGCAGACTAAGCTTTTAATgtttgcattaaaaaattatgtgttaaacattttttgcttgttgaaaaattgtaaagaaaaaaagtcgATGAGGAGTTAATTCTAACATGTGTTTCAGATGAAGGATGCTATatcaaagaagagaaaattGTAACCACAACTGAGGCAGTAACGCCAACAGAAGTGATGAAAACCACCACTTGTGAACCTGTGAAATCAAACTGCTCTTCATTTGTTTCAGCAGCAGGAGAAGGAAAGTCCACCTCATGCACTGGAGAAATAGTTGCTTGTATTGTATTAGTAGCTATCGTTTTAGTACTCTCGGGTATTCTCGTTTACAAGTTTAGACGGGTGGTGACCAGTATGCAATGCTTTCAGAATTCGGGTAATTttgtattgtttacaataaCTTATAACTTCTTTAATGAAACGtacattatttttatcagaTATACAGGAAAGTTACATCATACTTGTAAAACCTGTGcttttatattattcatttcaaatatttattaatgGAATTGGTAATATAGAGTAATCAATTGATACCATCTACATTAACCTTATAATTACCATaacctttgttttattttattacagtatgttgcattattatcaatttttatttgccaTTTTTTAGGATCTTCTAGCCCCGATAATGGTAACCCCATTGAAGCCGTGCATTTACAACAAGAAGAGGGGATGTAAAGTGAATGTTTACTGATACATGCCTGATTTGAACACATTTGACTCTTggtgaaaaataaatcaattaaggTACTTGTAAACGCAAAATTAGGTTAGAATATAAGGTCAAATAGAGAGCTCCAAGAATAATGCTAATTTGCTTATCTCCATTGTCTGCTTTCCAAATAGCAATTAGAAGCTGGAGATATCCAGGACTTATTCTGAAGGTAGCAAACGAATGCATCCTAAGATACTGGGGCCTATAACCATGTTGTTTATTATCAATGACCTGaatattttatgttaaattaataataagaagctagtttttttttattagcttGCTTATGCGGAaaactcaagtgagcttttctgatcaccttttgtccggcgtccgtctTGCTGTCTGTTCTTACATCTGTCCGTCCGtactttttctacatttttatttcttctccaatacaattattttcaagGCCAATTTAAAACCAAACTTGGCAAAAAACATTAAGTGAAtggtatatatattcaaatgtctataaataaaaTGTCACGCGTTTCAAGGTCAGATAATTAAGAATGATTAAacatttgttggtttttttaaaatatcatcctctcaaaatctgtttggccagaaaagctgaaacttatatggagacatcctcaggtagtgtagtttcaagtttgttcaaattaagatccccgagggtagggtggcgACTCAATGGGgaaaattcttctcaaaaaccaatagACCAATAAAACTGTAACATGTtcggaagcatccttaggtagtgtcaATACAAATTTGTtcgatccccgggggtaggaagGGGACACAATGTGCTGTCGagtttttacataagaatatatagataaaaaagaCGAGTTttaacgtaggaatatatagacaaaTATAGACATTGTGTTTCTCTGAGGCAGTGTAGGGTCACAATGGGAGTCGGACTTTTCACTTacgaatatataaagaaaagtctttaaaaataaggCCCAAAAAGCTGCCACTTGTGTGAATTCAGGTAGGATAGAGTTTAGTATGTTCAATCATGATCCAaaggggtagggtggagccaaaTTGCGAGGATAtgcaaatataaagaaaaatctttaaaaatatcttctGAAAAGCCCTATGCGAAGAAAAGCTATAACTTTGGTAAAAGTATCCACATGTTGTGtacattcaattttattaaaatcgtgAACATTCGTATGTAGGGTGGGCAACAATGTTGGGAGGAGGGGGATGGTTGTCCAATTTTTATGTaagaacaaatttaaattattctgaaaaaaaatggtatTACTATGCGAgaattttgacatattgctgggctgcgttttacaaaagaacttacgacaaagtcataaatattttcagtctcatggAATGATATATAAAGAACAAAACTTAGACAGAACTTAATTTATACAACTACTCTGATGTCCATAATAATATTCTACAGCCATgagaataaaacattgattagtttgtgattaattagcattcattaatttagtcgtaagtcgtaagttcttttgtaaaacgtaGCCCTGATTATCAGTTGCTTAGACTATGGCCACTTGACAATTTTTAGACCCCACTAGGAGCTccaagtttgatgtaggtttatagaTGAACAATTTTTTGTAATGCACCACTCAATTTGTAATATGATTATGATATCATCCTGTTACCAAGGGGCTCAAtgtttaacataagaatatccggAGAATGTTTTTATACAGTATCTATACTGTtacattttcaagatattttgtgTATGACTCAATAAACCGAATTTATTTGTGGCTATTATTGCTCAGTTGAGCGTAATCGTcgatgggcctcttgtttattttataatattatgaCTGGGTTAAGGTAGACAATTCAGCTATGAAAAATGGAACTGTTtgcataaacattttattatttatacagaAAATAAGATAGTATCTTTattgtgtgttgtttttttgcCACGCCAATTGTGTTCACTCAAGTCGACTTTAagcttttttttattactttaagcTAGCTAGATACACGTAgttcaaaaaaatgtaatatcGACATTCTTTTTGTCTTTTGTTGTTGTCATACCATAAGATGTTCATcctataaattaattattaattataaattaattaataatttacatTGATCAAACTTTCGATACAATGCATACCAAAATCCACTTTGTGTTCACCAAAATATcgatctcattttttaaaacaatggtaccattttaagtttttattatacttttttcaaatactGCCTTACATGGAGACATGCTTTATGAACTGAACTTTTTAAGACATAACTATGTGCCTAGCATGTTATCAATGACAGCATATACttgttattttcaatttctagataatattatattttgaaacattgATTATGTGTTAATTGAAACGTTGTTTTAATCTAAGGTagctattattattattattattatatcattattattatagaCATTATTAATagtactagactttgacccgtgcgtgcacgggttgacattgcatatgatatcgtacatttacgaaatagatacatcgattTCACTACACTCTCCTTAGTTAGAACAATCTAagtgtgtctcgggacaggccctCCCATATACcggtaatgtagcaaaaaattgcagaatcgctcctaaacgattttggagaaaattaatgaaactgGATTGAAAACAACagtaaaattattcataacaaaccattttgatgCTGTAAATACCtctcatctaaaaaaaatattcatattaagGATTCAACACTTCTTCACCAATGTTTTTTTACACACcgtgttgacattcggaactctcgggctttttcatattaaatgcacttagagttagagttatcttccgtattttctttgatgaacggaatgcatgtataattttaaagcacatttttaaattaacacgtatttgtattatcgtttttgagttaatccatgcaaatgtgatatcgTGGagacataaactaaagatccccctgtgatttagcgtgaatgtaatgcgcatgcgcaagattgtaaaatccaaaaaacccagatgatttccggaattttcgttgattatttattagcgaagcttgattgaaaaataaattaaaaacaaaatggtaatcttcaagtaccaatgatgtttaaagtatataaaacaaaagacagtactcttccgatttctcgatatttaagcccaaaaattcgagtctatcattttaatatagtagtatagattattATAATTCACCGTTATTACATTACATACTAATGATAGTATAAATCGAGCAGAGATTTACTCGAATCAATGCTCCTAAATTAGCATTAGCCCTAAACATTgactgatattttatttttactttgcaCTGAATATACTTTCGATACAATGCATACCAAAATCCACTTTGTGTTCACCAAAATATCGAcctcattttataaaacaatggtaccattttaagtttttattatacttttttcaaatactGCCTTACATGGAGACATGCTTTATGAACTGAACTTTTTAAGACATAACTATGTGCCTAGCATGTTATCAATGACAGCATATACttgttattttcaatttctagataatattatattttgaaacattgATTATGTGTAAATTGAAACGTTGTTTTAATCTAAGGCAGCTAGtattatcaaacattttttagTTTCCAATTTTACCGCTTACATTTTATTGTGTGACTGTGTTTGGTTGTTCAATGtctttatgttttatatttaattaatgcTAACCTTATAAGCTATACCAAAGAAcgtttttgtcttttttgtgATCATGTTGTTCTTTTTGTTATTTGCATTGGAACGTccatttaataaaaaacaataattatcgAATATCACCaatatattgtcatttttaacgAAGGCAGGTACATTGAGACAAACCATAAACGCTATACCTCAAGGTTTTTATGTAATCattacaattatttatatttaaacttcACATTGGATTAGGCATCAGGTAAACGACCTATTAATCTTATCAATTACTGTTCCATTGTAAGAagacaaactatttttttttaatgaaataagcaggaaatatatatatacaagaggCAAATAGGCCTAAACGGTCTCCTGAGTAGCATATGACCCATACACAAAGATGTCGAGCAGTCTCATATACTCAGTATTCATTTAAttgggtttcattctggagtggaaaaattataaatttgtaatgaagacctccctgaaatctttcaaaaagaattatgaaactaataattttggcgaaaaacttaaagatctggtctacaaaataattaattcagttttcctttcaggtgtgtgggagtaaagaagataatttttaaacattatatgcgttaacacctatacatcaaTTTGGGCCCTgacctagagtcaaaacccatactccaggggacacgaaattaaaaattttagtagaggacttcctggtaaacataattacgAAGTcggtttttcatacagatgtgtgagaatagagaagaagattttaaaacattatatgcattaacactatgttgccatattgccccccccccccccccatgtcccctaacccaggggccatgaatttcacaatttaggtagaggagttagtggacatcataaccatgtattcagatTTTTGCCCAACTGTTttggagtaaagaagaagattttcaaagatttaatacatttttactatatggccatattggccccattctagagcctgaacccctgacactggagtcatgaatttcacaatattagtagagggcttcatggacggACATCATAATCacgcatttagtttttaacaaataaatatgggagtagagaagaagatttttaaagattaaatacatttttactatatggccatatatgccccaccctagagccagaaccccttacccaggggccatgaatttaacaattttggtagagggcttcatggacatcataagcATGCTTTTagcttttaacaaatatatactaagtatagtagaagagaagaagattttctaagatataatacattttactatatggccatatatGCCCCCTACCTAGAGCCagacccctgacccaggggccatgaattatacaattttagtagagggcttcatggacatcataaccatgcaaccagtttttttcctgacatgtgtggaagtagagaagaacatttggctttttttgcacaTTTGGCTCGACTTGTGGTGCCCCGGGGGTGGAAGAgtcacgaatttcacaattaagaatcctcttaccatagaaatgtctcacaccaaaaatggtaacaatttgccttgtagtttttaagaagttaaaaatgtaaaattgttaacggacGACGCACGAtaacggacgaaaacggatagcaataggtcacctgagttactcaggtgaccttaaAAGCCGAAATGTGTTGCTTTTGTTAACAAACAtgatttaaattacatttttatacataccGTCAATGTGCAGATTGTCTTTCTAGAAGACTATTTGTCATTTTGTATCGGATATTTTATTTACCAACGTCccatatgttttacggtgctaccgttgtgACGAGCGCAGCATGAATtacaagaattacacatacattGCATTATTGTCAACTTAGTTTAAACTATTAactaatatcaaaaaaattgagtgagagagacagacagacagacagaacagAGAGGGGGATtataagattttt includes:
- the LOC128187919 gene encoding uncharacterized protein LOC128187919; protein product: MFLPTIWNYTKCIIGYVALLHHLAVSLRPNFSPVKTCTTLTLREIPVAVFDNCTGPGLVIHCLPDSKDDLGLSCYPPRWISPGKCPYYNTYQGNMDEKDCNQDHGNCPTGQFRSPLSVMYEGCYIKEEKIVTTTEAVTPTEVMKTTTCEPVKSNCSSFVSAAGEGKSTSCTGEIVACIVLVAIVLVLSGILVYKFRRVVTSMQCFQNSGSSSPDNGNPIEAVHLQQEEGM